In one Pseudomonadota bacterium genomic region, the following are encoded:
- a CDS encoding acylneuraminate cytidylyltransferase encodes MAIIPARGGSRAILHKNLRLVAGKPLLAHSIEHALATPAIEHVFVSTDDPAIADTARSCGARIIDRPATLATDRCSSESALLHALGRIQADYDFDPTLIVFLQATSPLRPPHAIANAIAELQSQQADSLFSATSASGFMWRLEAGGPRALNYHPMRRLRRQDAPQDLIENGSIYLFRPWVLRTLGSRLGGKIAVYRMSVLDSFQVDEPEDLELIGLIAQQRRRRTPACDLARIRLLVLDFDGVMTDNRVIVDETGVEAVCCHRGDSLGISRVKNAGVEVIVLSTESSSVVAARCDKLRVQCVQGQNDKLSALQRLVSARGLEPDAVAYLGNDINDLACMQWVGTPIAVPGSVPEVISVAKLVTLSQGGQGAVREVSDWIVAAQETARRAA; translated from the coding sequence GTGGCGATCATTCCCGCCCGCGGCGGCTCGCGTGCCATCCTGCACAAGAACCTGCGCCTCGTCGCGGGAAAGCCTCTGCTTGCGCACAGCATCGAGCACGCGCTGGCGACACCCGCAATCGAGCACGTGTTCGTCTCCACGGACGATCCCGCCATTGCGGACACAGCCCGCAGCTGCGGGGCACGGATCATCGATCGGCCCGCCACGCTCGCCACCGACCGCTGCAGCTCGGAAAGCGCGCTGCTGCACGCCCTGGGACGGATTCAGGCCGACTACGATTTCGACCCTACGTTGATCGTGTTCTTGCAGGCCACCTCGCCTCTCAGGCCGCCTCACGCGATCGCAAACGCGATCGCGGAGCTACAGAGCCAGCAAGCGGACTCCCTGTTCTCCGCGACCAGCGCCAGCGGCTTCATGTGGCGGCTCGAGGCCGGCGGCCCCCGGGCGCTCAACTACCATCCGATGCGGCGCCTGCGCCGTCAGGACGCACCGCAGGACCTGATCGAGAACGGCTCCATCTACCTGTTCCGCCCCTGGGTGCTGCGTACCCTCGGCAGCCGCCTCGGCGGCAAGATCGCTGTCTATCGTATGAGCGTGCTCGATTCGTTTCAGGTCGATGAGCCCGAAGACCTGGAGCTGATCGGCTTGATTGCCCAGCAGCGCCGCCGCCGGACGCCCGCCTGTGACCTGGCACGAATCCGGCTCCTGGTGCTCGACTTCGACGGCGTGATGACCGACAACCGAGTTATCGTCGACGAGACGGGCGTGGAAGCCGTATGCTGTCATCGTGGTGACAGCCTGGGCATCTCGCGCGTGAAGAACGCCGGCGTCGAGGTGATCGTGCTGTCCACCGAATCGAGCTCCGTGGTAGCGGCGCGTTGCGACAAGCTGCGGGTGCAGTGCGTGCAAGGCCAGAACGACAAGCTCTCCGCGCTGCAACGACTCGTAAGCGCACGTGGCCTCGAACCGGACGCGGTGGCCTACCTTGGCAACGACATCAACGATCTGGCCTGCATGCAGTGGGTTGGAACGCCGATTGCGGTCCCCGGCTCGGTACCCGAGGTGATCTCGGTCGCCAAGCTCGTGACCTTGTCCCAAGGAGGCCAGGGTGCGGTTCGCGAGGTTAGCGATTGGATCGTTGCAGCCCAGGAGACGGCAAGGCGAGCAGCATGA